One Acidimicrobiia bacterium genomic region harbors:
- a CDS encoding elongation factor Tu: GTEMCMPGDNTEMRVELIAPIAMDEGLRFAIREGGRTVGAGRVTKILA, from the coding sequence GGGTACTGAGATGTGTATGCCTGGTGATAATACGGAGATGCGGGTTGAGTTGATTGCTCCGATTGCTATGGATGAGGGTTTGCGGTTTGCTATTCGTGAGGGTGGGCGTACTGTTGGTGCTGGTCGCGTCACCAAAATCCTCGCCTAA